Proteins encoded within one genomic window of Scylla paramamosain isolate STU-SP2022 unplaced genomic scaffold, ASM3559412v1 Contig35, whole genome shotgun sequence:
- the LOC135097869 gene encoding uncharacterized protein LOC135097869, whose amino-acid sequence MFIGMDVTTNYYICGLPIADSSRIKELPVQYITGGIAIGLQKKFTFRKLFDRSLQKMQESSLMNKLRSNWLSAGTSMCGRKTKFTASLSDVAAIFILLMGGAAFSCLLLLLLLLLEYAVDNDACVKPWPIF is encoded by the exons ATGTTCATAGGTATGGATGTCACAACGAACTACTACATTTGTGGTCTTCCTATTGCAGACTCCTCCAGAATCAAGGAACTGCCAGTCCAGTACATCACAGGAGGCATTGCTATTGGGCTGCAAAAAAAATTCACCTTTAGGAAGTTATTTGaccgcag CCTTCAGAAGATGCAGGAGTCAAGCCTGATGAACAAGCTGAGGTCCAATTGGCTATCAGCAGGAACTTCAATGTGTGGCAGGAAGACTAAATTCACAGCCAGCCTCTCTGATGTGGCTGCAATCTTCATCCTCTTGATGGGTGGTGCAGCATTTagctgtctgctgctgctgctgctgctgctgctggagtatGCAGTGGATAATGATGCATGTGTAAAACCAtggcccatattctga